Proteins found in one Vulpes vulpes isolate BD-2025 chromosome 13, VulVul3, whole genome shotgun sequence genomic segment:
- the LOC112918757 gene encoding large ribosomal subunit protein eL31-like — MAPAKKAGEKKKARSAINEVVTREYTINIHKCIHGVGFKEHAPWALKEIRKLAMKEMGTPDVHIDTRLNKAVWAKGIRNVSYRIRVQLSRKYNEDEDSPNKLYTLVTYVPVTTFKNLQTVNVDEN; from the coding sequence ATGGCTCCCGCAAAGAAGGCTGGCGAGAAGAAGAAGGCCCGTTCTGCCATCAACGAGGTAGTGACCAGAGAATACaccatcaacattcacaaatGTATCCATGGAGTGGGTTTCAAGGAGCATGCCCCTTGGGCCCTCAAAGAGATCCGGAAACttgccatgaaggagatgggaactccagatgtgCACATTGACACCAGGCTGAACAAAgctgtctgggccaaaggaataaggaatgtttCATACCGTATCCGTGTGCAGTTGTCCAGAAAATATAACGAGGATGAAgattcaccaaacaagctctacaCGCTGGTTACCTACGTACCTGTCACtactttcaaaaatctacagactgttaatgtggatgagaactaa